One Felis catus isolate Fca126 chromosome D2, F.catus_Fca126_mat1.0, whole genome shotgun sequence DNA window includes the following coding sequences:
- the LOC123380773 gene encoding basic proline-rich protein-like, with translation MRNLGSPFTRKAAGAGRSQTCDSPTRRISLRHFQGSPRAHWPSPKPGLRRRPGSEPAAPPPRSPRPAPQLGLRGRRPRPPAGSIVYHPQQKRPKRLGAGGRRGEWAHPSGPGRPADAELRPSPSPSRVPPLAPPSGLGMRVPATLPSAPAPTHHWPAPAPRAARVPQAPSPHQPSGKLSNSRWSPQLESPESRRARGARAGPGRTPTGCLAGSGPETLGWAAASQRSTEEKQVELHDWGGAGGCPRGQTREPRGRRLRAQSSAGADCAATPRQVSPPEQ, from the exons ATGCGCAATTTGGGTTCCCCATTCACGCGGAAGGCTGCTGGGGCGGGTCG GAGCCAGACCTGCGACTCTCCTACGAGGCGCATCAGTCTCCGGCACTTTCAGGGATCCCCGCGGGCACACTGGCCCTCCCCCAAGCCCGGTTTGCGGCGGCGCCCGGGGTCCGAGCCCGCggcgcccccgccccgctcccctcGTCCAGCGCCGCAGCTGGGCCTCCGGGGCCGGCGGCCGCGTCCTCCGGCCGGGAGCATTGTTTACCACCCGCAACAAAAGCGCCCCAAGCGGCTCGGGGCAGGGGGTCGCCGCGGGGAGTGGGCCCACCCTAGCGGACCCGGACGACCCGCGGACGCCGAGCTCCGGCCCTCACCCAGCCCTAGCCGAGTACCGCCCCTCGCACCCCCTTCCGGCCTCGGTATGAGGGTCCCTGCaaccctgccctctgccccagccccaacTCACCACTGGCCGGCGCCGGCTCCGAGGGCAGCGCGCgtgccccaggctccaagcccgCACCAGCCCTCGGGTAAACTTTCCAACTCGCGCTGGTCCCCACAACTTGAGAGCCCAGAGTCTCGGCGGGCACGAGGAGCGCGAGCGGGCCCCGGGCGGACACCTACCGGCTGCCTGGCAGGGTCAGGGCCCGAGACCCTGGGGTGGGCGGCAGCTTCCCAAAGGTCCACAGAGGAGAAGCAGGTAGAGTTGCATGactggggcggggcagggggttGTCCCAGGGGGCAGACCCGGGAGCCGAGGGGCCGGCGGCTGCGCGCACAAAGCAGTGCGGGAGCGGATTGCGCTGCCACTCCCCGCCAGGTCAGCCCCCCGGAGCAGTAG